The Stegostoma tigrinum isolate sSteTig4 chromosome 9, sSteTig4.hap1, whole genome shotgun sequence genome includes a region encoding these proteins:
- the mrps10 gene encoding small ribosomal subunit protein uS10m encodes MPRDPEVGCAGAKMAAVLGSFRAFSSGRSLFRLNQASRIPVLNYASHNITIVHLCGKSLALMPSAGIYLRCPHYSTAPLVTVSDEPDALYKRISVLVKGHDKAVLDSYEYFATLAAKELNITVDKVYEPVKKIDRMTLLKSVHIFKKHRVQYEMRTYYRCIEIKHLTGSTADVYLEYIQRNLPEGVAMEVTKTLLEKLPEHIKEPIWRIHSSENDGKPDS; translated from the exons ATGCCTCGAGATCCGGAAGTTGGCTGCGCCGGGGCGAAGATGGCGGCGGTTCTGGGCAGTTTCCGCGCGTTTTCCAGCGGCAGGTCGTTGTTCCGGCTGAACCAG GCTAGTCGAATTCCAGTTTTGAATTATGCCAGCCACAATATAACAATCGTACATCTTTG TGGTAAAAGTCTAGCATTGATGCCTTCAGCAGGAATCTATTTGAGGTGTCCACATTATAGCACAGCTCCCCTG GTAACAGTATCAGATGAACCTGATGCACTGTATAAGAGGATTTCTGTGTTGGTAAAGGGCCATGATAAAGCTGTACTGGATAGCTATGAATATTTTGCTACACTTGCTGCGAAAGAGCTGAATATCACCGTTGATAAAGT gtATGAACCTGTAAAGAAAATTGATAGAATGACACTTCTCAAATCTGTTCATATTTTCAAGAAGCACAGAGTTCAGTATGAGATGAGAACATACTACAGATGTATAGAG ATCAAACATTTAACTGGAAGCACTGCAGATGTGTACTTGGAATATATTCAGCGCAATCTTCCAGAAGGCGTTGCAATGGAAGTGACCAAG ACTTTGTTAGAAAAGCTACCGGAGCATATTAAAGAACCTATCTGGAGAATTCACTCTTCAGAAAATGATGGCAAACCAGATAGTTAA